Sequence from the Deltaproteobacteria bacterium genome:
AAAATCCCTTATCTCTTTAATCAATTCTGAATTCTGCATATCATTCCATATTTCACCAAGAGGTTTTTCATTCACATTGTCCATTACAACAGGAGCAAATGTGCACGGTTTTATATCCCCGTTTGTTTCAATAAACATATAATCACCGAAGATACAACGAGAAACATCAGGAACTATAATGCCATTTTCAGGATTTGGTGAATAATTTATATTATGTTCCTTCAAAAACGGTTTAAAGAATGGCTCATCAACATATACATCCATCTGATAATCCTTTTGATGTTTAATGACAGAAAAGAAAAAATCCTCATACTCTTCTCCATTTAAAACATATTTTTCATAATTCTTGCAGGGTTTCAATCCCAAAAATGTGATCTTTTTATATCCTATCTCCTTTGCGAATTCAAACAATTTGCCAATTTGCTGATAATTGTATTTTCCAATAGTTACAGGACAGCAGTCAAGAATGTTATACTTAGTTGCAATTGCCACAGATTCCTTTAACTTTTCAAATCTTGCTCCTTTTCTTATCTTTTCATAGCTCTCTTTATCTGCTCCATCTATGCTTATCATGAGATTCACATCCAACTCTGCGAATTTTCTGCCTAAATCTTCGTCAAGCAACATGCCATTACTGATAAGATAAATTTTAATGTTACTTTTGTGGATTATTTTTAGGATTTCAAATAATTCCTTGCGTAAAAGCGGTTCTCCGCCCTCAATAATAACCCACCTCGGTTTAAGAGATGGTATCTCTTCAGCTACTCTCAAAATAGTTCTACTGTCAAGTTCTTCTTTGGCCATTCCCCTGCAATGCAGACAGTTGAGATTACATCTATTCGTAATTGCCCAATCAATCATATATGGAATATTCATACTTCACCTCCAAAAGCCTCGAAGAAATTTCGGACAACGTTAAGTATATGCCCAGTGGCGTATGCGTGTAACATACCTATCAACCGAGGCAAACTTTGAAGCGGACCA
This genomic interval carries:
- a CDS encoding radical SAM protein, whose amino-acid sequence is MNIPYMIDWAITNRCNLNCLHCRGMAKEELDSRTILRVAEEIPSLKPRWVIIEGGEPLLRKELFEILKIIHKSNIKIYLISNGMLLDEDLGRKFAELDVNLMISIDGADKESYEKIRKGARFEKLKESVAIATKYNILDCCPVTIGKYNYQQIGKLFEFAKEIGYKKITFLGLKPCKNYEKYVLNGEEYEDFFFSVIKHQKDYQMDVYVDEPFFKPFLKEHNINYSPNPENGIIVPDVSRCIFGDYMFIETNGDIKPCTFAPVVMDNVNEKPLGEIWNDMQNSELIKEIRDFSTRGNPCKECKYLYECGGCRSRTFGLTKNWTVSDPCCPLHPVREGFSNRVRRTSQ